In the genome of Saprospira sp. CCB-QB6, one region contains:
- a CDS encoding TPM domain-containing protein, giving the protein MSSLRLSLFALLFFVQPTWAQYPAAPNPIAYVTDLGDFLTEEEELNLSRVLLNQYREKGQVQLVVVTVPDLAGQTVEQYAQGLAESWGIGDKDWNNGVLLLLSRAERKVRIELGYWMEGQITDLEAKRIIDKQIVPYLKNGNYYDALLVGSEAILQVFDEGFSSEELAKRKKEKREALRREYEERRKSTFWLRTFRTYGPLIPFLILLIWGGWAASKKGGSSSRTYRNDRKGYSPSSSSSSYSDYSDYSDYSDYSDYSDSSFGGGSFGGGGASGDW; this is encoded by the coding sequence ATGTCTAGCCTTCGTTTATCTCTTTTTGCCCTCTTGTTTTTTGTCCAACCAACTTGGGCACAGTATCCTGCGGCCCCTAACCCTATTGCTTATGTAACGGATTTAGGCGACTTTTTAACGGAAGAGGAAGAACTCAATTTATCTAGGGTTTTGCTCAATCAATACCGAGAAAAGGGCCAAGTTCAGCTAGTGGTGGTTACGGTTCCCGATTTAGCAGGACAAACGGTAGAGCAATATGCCCAAGGTTTAGCCGAAAGCTGGGGCATTGGCGATAAAGACTGGAATAATGGGGTTTTGCTGCTGCTCAGCCGAGCCGAGCGAAAGGTCCGAATTGAGTTGGGCTATTGGATGGAAGGCCAAATTACGGACCTAGAAGCCAAAAGAATTATTGATAAACAAATTGTGCCATATTTAAAAAATGGCAACTATTACGATGCCCTTTTAGTGGGTTCAGAAGCCATTTTGCAGGTTTTTGATGAGGGGTTTTCTTCTGAAGAATTAGCCAAACGAAAAAAGGAAAAACGAGAGGCTTTAAGACGGGAATATGAGGAGCGGAGAAAATCAACATTTTGGCTAAGGACATTTAGAACTTATGGGCCATTGATCCCCTTTTTAATTTTACTGATCTGGGGGGGGTGGGCCGCCAGTAAAAAGGGAGGTAGCAGCAGCCGAACCTATCGAAATGACCGAAAAGGTTATTCTCCAAGCTCTTCCTCCTCTAGCTATAGCGATTATTCGGATTACTCTGACTATTCCGACTACTCCGATTATTCGGACAGCAGTTTTGGGGGCGGAAGCTTTGGCGGGGGGGGCGCTAGCGGAGATTGGTAG
- the recF gene encoding DNA replication/repair protein RecF (All proteins in this family for which functions are known are DNA-binding proteins that assist the filamentation of RecA onto DNA for the initiation of recombination or recombinational repair.): MRSQQLKALRLQGFKNYRDSQFEFSPKLNCIVGQNGMGKTNLLDAIHLLCLGKSNFVSRDRYLIGFEADFFRLQAQFERGEESEEIVVKAAKGKRKTFERNKLVYERLADHIGRYPLVLIAPDDNKLMLEGSELRRRFMDLSLSQESPNYLHQLMQYNKLIKQRNALLKSVDYPAQPDPILLDSYDRQLLVPAQAIVLARKKFIEELQPVFQQVYAQLSKGQEEVSLRYSSPLLEQDFAELLRENRRKDIQFQRSTVGPHKDDLIFGMKGQTLKQFASQGQLKSYLLALKLAQYQALKASSQKSPILLLDDIFDKLDAQRVGQLLALLMSQDFGQVFISDTHENRLLELLDSLRYRADFKLFLIENGGIKEG, encoded by the coding sequence ATGCGTAGCCAACAGCTCAAAGCCCTGCGTTTGCAGGGCTTTAAAAATTATAGGGATAGTCAATTTGAATTTTCGCCCAAGCTCAATTGTATTGTGGGCCAAAATGGCATGGGCAAAACCAATTTGCTGGATGCCATTCATTTGTTGTGTTTGGGCAAAAGCAACTTTGTGAGTAGAGACCGTTATTTGATTGGTTTTGAGGCAGATTTTTTTCGCCTACAGGCCCAATTTGAGCGGGGAGAAGAAAGCGAAGAAATTGTAGTGAAGGCCGCCAAGGGCAAGCGAAAAACTTTTGAGCGCAACAAACTGGTCTATGAGCGTTTGGCCGATCATATTGGGCGCTATCCCTTGGTCCTTATTGCTCCAGATGATAACAAATTGATGTTAGAGGGCAGTGAGTTAAGGCGTCGTTTTATGGACCTGAGTTTGAGTCAGGAATCGCCCAATTATCTGCATCAATTGATGCAATACAACAAGCTGATTAAGCAGCGGAATGCCCTACTCAAATCGGTAGATTATCCCGCCCAGCCCGACCCTATTTTGCTCGACAGCTATGATCGGCAGTTGTTGGTTCCCGCTCAGGCGATTGTATTGGCCCGAAAAAAATTTATTGAGGAATTGCAGCCCGTTTTTCAGCAAGTTTATGCGCAATTATCTAAGGGACAAGAAGAGGTGAGTTTGCGCTACAGCTCTCCCCTTTTGGAGCAAGATTTTGCGGAGCTCTTGCGAGAGAATCGACGCAAAGATATACAGTTTCAGCGCTCGACGGTAGGGCCACATAAGGATGATTTAATCTTTGGGATGAAGGGGCAAACGCTCAAGCAATTTGCCTCTCAGGGGCAGCTCAAATCCTATTTATTGGCCCTTAAACTGGCCCAATATCAAGCGCTCAAGGCCAGCAGCCAAAAATCTCCAATTTTGTTGCTAGACGATATTTTTGATAAGCTAGATGCGCAGCGAGTGGGGCAATTGTTAGCCTTATTGATGAGCCAAGATTTTGGACAAGTATTTATCAGTGATACGCATGAAAACCGCTTATTAGAATTGCTAGATAGTTTGCGTTATCGGGCAGACTTCAAGCTCTTTTTGATTGAAAATGGCGGAATAAAAGAAGGCTAA